The following DNA comes from Ignavibacteriales bacterium.
GTCGCATCAAAATCGACAAACCGCGAGCTTTCGTTTCCCATAAGCACTGATAATGGTTATTATATTATTGTTGTATGGAAATTTATCAAGCAAGGACAGACAGCAGATGTACCATTCGTAGAACAAGAAATCCGCGGACGGCTGACTGTAGAACGGCGGCGGCAGATGTATGATCAACTCGTTCAGAACCTTCGCTCAAAACATGCAATTCAAGTATTTATCAACTTGGCATCCGATTCAGGAAAGGCAAAAACAGAAGAATAGGAAAACGTATGAAGCAAGTTTGCAAATTCTTAGTGTCTCTTTCTCTCCTGATTCCTGCTATTCTGCCGGCTCAAACACTGGTCGATCGGATTGTAGCGGTTGTAGACAAAGAGATTATTACCGAATCGGAGTTGAACGAGCGCGTTACATTCCTTGCAGTGCAAAATCGTATGGATCCGAACCAACCCGGGTTGCGCATGCAAGTGCTCGAAGGATTGGTTTCAGATAAACTCGTTCTTGCCCAAGCGTTGATTGATAGTATCGAAGTGACAGAAGACGAAGTAACGCGTGCGCTTGATCAGCAGATAGCAAACTTCGTCCGGCAGGTTGGGTCCGAACAGCGTGTAGAGCAGATGTACGGGAAATCCATCGCCCGCATAAAACGTGAGTATCGAACCGAAATTAAAAACCAGCTTCTGGTACAGAAGATTCGCCAGCAGCGCGAAGCCGCATTATCGGTAACGCCCCGCGAAGTAGAAGATTTTTTTGTATCGTTTAAAGATAGTTTACCGCAGGTTCCGGAAGAATTCGAATTGAGCCATATTTACATTGTACCGAAACCTGACACGGCGGTAGAAGCAAAAACGCGGCAGGTTATGCAATCTATTCTTGACAGTATAAAAGCAGGCGGAGATTTTGCAGACTTTGCTAAACGATATTCAACGGACCCGGGTTCTGCCGCGAGCGGCGGCGACCTCGGCTGGGAAAAACGCGGAGTATTTGTTCGTGAATTTGAAGAAACTGCGTTTGCGATGAAGGAAGGCGATGTTTCGCGCATTGTGAAAACCCAATTTGGGTTTCACATCATCCAATTGCTCGGCAGGCGCGGTGAATCGGTACATGCACGCCATATTCTTATGAAGATCGATAAGGGGCCCGCAAGTGATTCTGCGGCAGTCGACACACTACGGGCTGTTCGGCAGCAAGCGCTCAATGGCAAATCATTTGCAGAATTAGCGAGCAAATATTCTGAGGATGAGGACACGAAAACCATCGGCGGCGATTTAGGTACACTGACCGCTGACCAGCTCCAACCGGATTTTGCCGGACAAATTAAAGAAATGAATGCAGGAGAAATCAGTGAACCGCTTCGTACGGTGGTAGGATCCTCGTACGGCTTCCATATTGTTTGGATGCGTAAACGAACGGCACCGCATGCGATTAATTTGCAGGACGACTTCAAGCGCATCCAACAGCTGGCGCTCTACATGAAGCGCAATAAACAAAATGCAGAATGGATCGATGAACTGAAGAAAACTATTTATGTCGATATCCGTCTCTGATCTGCAGTGCACATACAATAGGAAATAGTGGTGAACATGTGGCAACGAAAATAAAACCAGCTGACGATGTTGGATCTATCAAACGGCTCACAAAGGCGTACGCAGACCTGCGGACAGAAATCGGCAAAGTGATTGTCGGTCAAGACACAATCATTGAGCATCTCTTTATCACACTCCTCTCTCGCGGGCATTGCCTGCTCATCGGCGTACCGGGGTTAGCGAAAACACTTCTCATTAAAACGTTGGCACAGGCGCTGGAATTAAAATTCAGCCGTATTCAATTCACACCCGATTTAATGCCGAGCGATATAACCGGGACGGAAATTATTGAAGAGAATGTTTCCACCAGGACAAAGGCATTTAAATTTATCCATGGACCGGTGTTTGCAAACATTATTCTTGCCGATGAAATCAACCGCACACCGCCAAAGACACAAGCCGCTCTGTTAGAAGCAATGCAGGAACATCACGTAACGGCTGCCGGAGAAATGTACGTGCTGGATGAACCGTTTTTCGTTCTCGCCACGCAAAATCCGATTGAACAAGAAGGAACGTACCCGTTGCCTGAAGCCCAGCTCGATCGGTTTATGCTCAATCTCTGGCTGGACTATCCGTCGTTTGCGGAAGAAGTTCAAATTGTTAAAACGACAACAAGCAGATATGATGCGTCGGTAGATCACGTTCTTTCTGCCGGCGATATCGTTGAGTTTCAAAATCTTGTGCGCGGTGTGCCGGTTGCAGACAACGTCATTCAATTTGCCGTTCGGTTAGCAGACCGCACGCGGCCATCCTCGTCAGAGGCACCTGCATACATTAAAAATTGGATTCGATGGGGTGCCGGTCCGCGCGCATCGCAATATTTAATTCTTGGCGCTAAATCGCGCGCAATTCTTCATGGACGTTTCACACCAGACATCGAAGATGTCAAAGCGATTGCCGGACCCGTGCTGCGTCATCGTCTTGTGACAAGTTTCAATGCAGAGGCAGAAGGTGTTTCGGCAATCCAGATTGTAGAAAAATTAGTTCAAGATGCAAAGTCTTAACTGAAGAGTTGATTGCGAAACAAAGTGAAAACACAGATAAAAAATCAAATGCAGATAGCATTCTGTGTGATACTGTTGCTTTCAGATGTTGCTGGTGCACAGTCCTCTTCTTTGCAGCGCACGTGGGTGTTCTTCCGCGATAAAGGAGCAATCAATCTTCAATCAGCCACTCCCGCTCTTCTTGGTATCTCCGAACGGGCACTCAAGCGCCGGGCAAAAGTGATTTCTCCACATCGTCTTATTGACCAACTTGATCTCCCCGTTGCGCAAGAATATCTGAACCAGCTCCGTACGCTTGGTGTTACTGTTCACAGTCTATCGCGTTGGTTGAATGCTGCCTCAGTCGAAGCAGCACCGTCACAGGTATCTCTTCTAAGAGCTCAACCATTTGTTGCATCGGTCATGCAGGTTATGGTGCAGAAGCGTTCGAACCCGGAAACGAATTACGAGCAGCAGCCATTCCAGAAGACAAATGTCGATGGAATAAACTATGGTCCTTCGCTTACCCAGCATACACGGTCAAAAGTTGTTGATGTCCATGCACTCGGAATTAATGGTACGGGTGTTCTGCTTGGTATGGACGATGATGGTTTTAATTACCACACCACACATGCTGCATTGAAAAATCTTCCTGTTGTAGCTGAGTATGATTTTGTCCAACGCGACAGCAATACTTCAATCGCGCCAGGAGAATTTTCCAGTCAAGGAAATCACGGAGAGGCAACCCTTTCGATCGCGGCAGGCTTTCAAAACGGAAACATGATCGGTGCTGCCTATGGTGTTTCTGTTCTTCTCGCAAAAACGGAAATCGACAGCGTCGAAATTACACTCGAAGAAGATAATTACGTCGAAGCCCTCGAGTGGATGGAACGTCTCGGCGTCGATATCATTTCAACATCGCTCGGCTATGATGATTTTGATCCAGCTGGAATTTATAATGCCGGTGATATTGTCTATCAGATGAAGGATGGGCGTACGGGTACAACATCTCTTGCCGGATTAATCGCGGCGCGTAAAGGAGTTCTGTTATTGTCGGCGATGGGAAATGAAGGTTGGACGAAAACCGATACAATTATCCAGCGCAATATCAATGGTACTGTTGTTAAAATTGTATGGGGTTCCAAACCCGGAACTGGATCGATTTTGACTCCAGCGGATGCAGACAGCATTGTATCGGTGGGAGCGACCGATGCGTCTGGTATGCTGACAAGCTTTAGTTCGACCGGTCCCACTGCCGATGGCCGCATAAAACCGGAGGTAGTAAATCAAGGCTCGTCCGTCTATTTTGCAAGCGGATCAACGAACGCTATTTCTGTCGGAGCCGGCACTTCCTTTTCTACACCATTAACCGCAGGTGCAGCTGCGCTTGTTCTTTCTGCCCATCCGGATTTGACGCCGATGCAAGTGCGGGAAGCGCTCATGAACACTGCACAACGAGATATTATGAATGATAGTAGAATTGGTTCGCTCTCATATCCAAATAATTACTATGGTTCGGGATATGTCAATGCGCTTGATGCCGTTTTATATTGGGGACTGGTTTTTAGTAATCGTCCAACGATCACTGCAAATGATACCGCATATATTGTTTCAACAAAAATTAAATCAAAGACATCACTCATAGCGGACTCTTTGTTTTTATTTTATAAGAAAGCATCAGCAGGAACATACCAACGTGTTGCGCTGAGAGCAACCGGAACTACCGATGAATATGACGCTTTTGTGATGAAGGCAGAGATCGATTCGACCTCGATAGGATATTTTTCTGCGCGGGATAATTCTGGATCGACTCGAAAAAATCCATTTGACGCTCCTGATGAATTATTTAGTCTAAATCCCAAAAACGATACATCAAAGGTCGTATCGCAAACACCGAATGGTATTCCCTCAAAATATGTTCTCCGTAATTTTCCGAATCCTTTTAATCCTTCCACAACACTTCTTGTTGA
Coding sequences within:
- a CDS encoding peptidylprolyl isomerase yields the protein MKQVCKFLVSLSLLIPAILPAQTLVDRIVAVVDKEIITESELNERVTFLAVQNRMDPNQPGLRMQVLEGLVSDKLVLAQALIDSIEVTEDEVTRALDQQIANFVRQVGSEQRVEQMYGKSIARIKREYRTEIKNQLLVQKIRQQREAALSVTPREVEDFFVSFKDSLPQVPEEFELSHIYIVPKPDTAVEAKTRQVMQSILDSIKAGGDFADFAKRYSTDPGSAASGGDLGWEKRGVFVREFEETAFAMKEGDVSRIVKTQFGFHIIQLLGRRGESVHARHILMKIDKGPASDSAAVDTLRAVRQQALNGKSFAELASKYSEDEDTKTIGGDLGTLTADQLQPDFAGQIKEMNAGEISEPLRTVVGSSYGFHIVWMRKRTAPHAINLQDDFKRIQQLALYMKRNKQNAEWIDELKKTIYVDIRL
- a CDS encoding S8 family peptidase codes for the protein MKTQIKNQMQIAFCVILLLSDVAGAQSSSLQRTWVFFRDKGAINLQSATPALLGISERALKRRAKVISPHRLIDQLDLPVAQEYLNQLRTLGVTVHSLSRWLNAASVEAAPSQVSLLRAQPFVASVMQVMVQKRSNPETNYEQQPFQKTNVDGINYGPSLTQHTRSKVVDVHALGINGTGVLLGMDDDGFNYHTTHAALKNLPVVAEYDFVQRDSNTSIAPGEFSSQGNHGEATLSIAAGFQNGNMIGAAYGVSVLLAKTEIDSVEITLEEDNYVEALEWMERLGVDIISTSLGYDDFDPAGIYNAGDIVYQMKDGRTGTTSLAGLIAARKGVLLLSAMGNEGWTKTDTIIQRNINGTVVKIVWGSKPGTGSILTPADADSIVSVGATDASGMLTSFSSTGPTADGRIKPEVVNQGSSVYFASGSTNAISVGAGTSFSTPLTAGAAALVLSAHPDLTPMQVREALMNTAQRDIMNDSRIGSLSYPNNYYGSGYVNALDAVLYWGLVFSNRPTITANDTAYIVSTKIKSKTSLIADSLFLFYKKASAGTYQRVALRATGTTDEYDAFVMKAEIDSTSIGYFSARDNSGSTRKNPFDAPDELFSLNPKNDTSKVVSQTPNGIPSKYVLRNFPNPFNPSTTLLVDMPNSEEAEIAVFNIMGQLIRTLFRGVLQSGTQQYRWNGVDERGMSVAAGMYIARLKTKSNILSTKLILLK
- a CDS encoding AAA family ATPase, translating into MATKIKPADDVGSIKRLTKAYADLRTEIGKVIVGQDTIIEHLFITLLSRGHCLLIGVPGLAKTLLIKTLAQALELKFSRIQFTPDLMPSDITGTEIIEENVSTRTKAFKFIHGPVFANIILADEINRTPPKTQAALLEAMQEHHVTAAGEMYVLDEPFFVLATQNPIEQEGTYPLPEAQLDRFMLNLWLDYPSFAEEVQIVKTTTSRYDASVDHVLSAGDIVEFQNLVRGVPVADNVIQFAVRLADRTRPSSSEAPAYIKNWIRWGAGPRASQYLILGAKSRAILHGRFTPDIEDVKAIAGPVLRHRLVTSFNAEAEGVSAIQIVEKLVQDAKS